The genomic segment aacagtttgtggttgtgatgAATTggctccccaatatcctttgggccctttttacatacctgtctctgtaagtgtcctgaatagtgggaagttcacatctacagatgtgctgggctgtccacacaactctctgcaggttcctgtgattaagggaagtacagttcccataccaggcagtgatgcagccagtcaggatgctccctgtagaaagttcttaggatttgcggccccatcccaaacttcttcaaccgtctgaggtgaaaggggtGCTGTTGTGCtgttttcacaacacagccggtatgtacagaccatgtgagatcctcggtgatgtttatgctgaggaacctaaagctgttcaccctctcaaccccagatccattgatctgaatagaggttagcctgtctccattcctcctgtcgtccacaatcagccccTTTGTTTGTGTGACAATgatggagagtttgttttcttgacaccagtcagatgttgttcagacctcagatagagtcagcaatcaaatggttgcgAATGGtgagatgaatgtgctgagctgtgtatatcacaatgcaagaagcatcgtaggaaagccagatgagctcaggacagggaattatgatattgtagccattattgggattTGTTTGCACCtgacagtctgagggatttagaggaacaaatttgtagagagatcacagaccatgccaagaaacaaaggttgatccagtgagtgattttaattttccatatattgattgggactcccatactgtaaaaggactagatggggtagagtttgtcaaatatgtccttaatcagtatgtagaattcctgatgtagaagtgtgcaataaactgttaggaaatgatccagggctggtgacagaaattagtgatcataatgccatgagattcaaagtaaatatggcaaAAGGGAGGTCTggaccacaggttgagattccaaattggagaaaggtcaattttgatggtatcagagaggatctgacaagtgtggtttgggacaggctgttctctggcaaaggagtacttggcaagtgggaggccttcataagtgaaattttgagggtgtctaGTTTGTATATGCCtgacaaaataaaagttgaaaggtaactggtgcagggaaccttggttttcaagagatattgaggccccggatattttgttcctctaaatgcctcagactgttgggtgctaccaagactcattaatgactacaatattataattccacccctgagctcatctgacttttagtcgtcttctgttcatttctaaaagcttcccaatagtttttgctcttttgtttgccctctctttggcttttatgttggccttggcttctcatttcagccatggttgtgtcctcctgcctttccaatgcttccacttctttgggatgtatcgatcactcagctcctgaattgctcccagaaactccagccattgctgctccgttgtcactcccaccttttcccttccagacaagtttgtccagcttctctgtcatagaaacatgaggaagttcagtgcagaaacaggctatttggcccatctagtcaatgctgaaaaaacatttaagctgtctacctgcactgggaccatcgccctccgtacccctaccatccaggctcccatccaaactccttttaaatggtgaaactgagctcatattcaccacttgtgctggcatctcattccacactctcatgaccatttcagtaaagagcttttccaaatattcctgttaaattttcaccttccccacttacccatgacctctggccatcccacgcaacctcagtggaaaaagctgctcgcatttaccctatctataccctcataattttgtatatttctaacaaatcctcaaagcaatgtataatttccttgtttatgtttagagccttttttagatgtataagatgatgagggcattgatcatgtggatagccagaggtttattcccagggctgaaatggctaaaacgaggggcatagttttaaggtgctttgaaatagatactgaggggatgacaggggtaagttttttatacagagagtggcgggtgcatggaatgcactgccggctatttgtgtgagtgtttcagttactgtggggccaggaacccatgcagctcagtgagAACAGGGAATAatgccaatggagagagtcaaactgagccaggtcacagattggagatggcagaaatgctccattcttatagagacaggaagagcatcggagaatttgatggtcactccagataccagcactgtgcccagttagatgatttctctctccaacttgggttgaacctcactgtaatagtgtgatgccagatcacacgtTGACAACTCAAGGGATCTCATCTGAAAtattgtcctacacccattgataGATTtcgtaaatatttttacaggttaagAATGACAAGGAGTTTGCCtatgggaatctcaaacacaacacgccagttttgctgtctctgtccagatatttaagaagaggagcaagggattcactcgatcatccttcctgctcagactgtgaggagggattcactcgatcatctgacggaCTGGCACGCacatcattttacacagggggatcccattcatctgctcagacagtgggaatggaatcactcagtcatctcaactgaaggtacatcagcaagttcacatcgggcaaggcctttcacctgtggacacaccagtcagttcacactgcgcAGAGGCTGGccttctgctgaatttgtggggaaggaatcactcggtcatctgaactaatggctcaccagcaagttcacactgggaagcggccgttcacctgctcagactgtgggaagggattcactcggtcatctgacctaatggctcaccagccagttcacaccggggaatggccgttcacctgcttggactgtgggaagggattcactcagccATCTCATCTGatggtacatcagagagttcacactggggagaggccgttcacctgctcagactgtgggaagggattcactcagtcatctcatctgatggtacatcagcgagttcacactggggagaggccgtttacctgctcagactgtgggaagggattcactcagtcatctcatctgatcgtacatcagcgagttcacactgcggaatggccgttcacctgctcagactgtgggaagggattcactcggtcatctgaactgaacgtacatcagagagttcatactggagagaggccgttcacctgctcagactgtgggaagggattcactcagtcatcacatctgaaagtacatcagcgagttcacactggggacaggccgttcacctgctcagtgtgtgggaagggattcacttcatcatctacagtgaaggtacatcagcgagttcacactggagagaggccgttcacctgttcagagtgtgggaaaggattcactcagttaggccacctacaagcacactggtcagttcacactggagagaggccgttcacctgctcagactgcgggaagagattcactcagttatccaccCTGATGACCCACCGGGAAGTTCACACCAGGAagaggccatttacctgctcagtctgtgggaagggattcactttgtcaaatcagttactgagacaccagttcGTTCACACTGGacagtggccattcacctgctcagactgtgggaagggattcactcagtcatctgaactgaaggtacatcagcgagttcacactggggagaggccgttcacctgctcagagtgtgggaaaggattcactcgctCATCCCACCTACAAACACATCAGTCATTTCACacaggggagcggccgttcacctgctcagactgtgggaaaggattcactcagtcatcagagctacagagacatcagcgagttcacactggggaaagaccgttcacctgctcagtgtgtgggaaaggattcactcagtcatcccacctacagagacaccagcaagttcacactaggtagaggccgttcacttgcttagggtgtgggaagggattcacttggtcatctcaactgcagagacaccagcaagttcacactgggtagaggccgatCTCCTGCTTGGACTTTGGGAAGAGAATCTCTCAGCCACATCAACCAGgtttgcatcattgagttcacactggggaaaccCGTTCACcctctgtgaatgtgggaagcgattcactcagtcatctaaccttatggAACTCTCACTTCGGCTGGCAGTTTAATGTAGGGGATGATAGCTcctggcccggccaaacttaagaaatctcatttgggtggatgctgcacgatgtgtcccctgttacaaatccgtaccccgaaataacaagcagtacagaatatgtgattaaatgattgagctttataatttttactttgactatagggttagaaaagaaaacaaaaaaaaagaaaaagggcccactccATTTgcatcttctcatctctccccggcaaaagaacATGAAAAtatctcttccagactcacaaggaagAACATTTCTGACACCAGATCGtcccgcactccaaaaccctgttatctctagttgtaacctaaacactgctgctacagagaaaccattacctcagcagtgaaacattacagagaggccattacattaacagtgaaaccttacagcatgttatacttgtgacacactgccggattcacactggggagaatgtttcaataagctgcatgctggatatttgtccatcaccgttgctgaatgctattttgagagtgactgtcggtgctgaacgcTGCAATtatcaccacacccagttctgcaccctggtcactgggcatgggaggagtttcttctggggcatattcacctttaatgggactggagtttaacatTCTGCATCTGTGGCAAATTAattagttctattttaaactctgtttcTGGTACTTAGAGTATTTATAATACAACTAGTGTACTCAGGCCTGCTGGACCCAGCCAGTGATACAGTTCCACaatagtccttttaaatcctcctcTGTTGTTCACATCTGtgggatgggttccaaacagtcaccactctgtgggtgacaaggtttcccttgaattttctgcagactgaataagtcgagctgactgcagttctgtctgagatattCTTTGCCCCTCAAATCTTTGGGCT from the Mobula birostris isolate sMobBir1 chromosome 13, sMobBir1.hap1, whole genome shotgun sequence genome contains:
- the LOC140208287 gene encoding uncharacterized protein — protein: MAHQQVHTGKRPFTCSDCGKGFTRSSDLMAHQPVHTGEWPFTCLDCGKGFTQPSHLMVHQRVHTGERPFTCSDCGKGFTQSSHLMVHQRVHTGERPFTCSDCGKGFTQSSHLIVHQRVHTAEWPFTCSDCGKGFTRSSELNVHQRVHTGERPFTCSDCGKGFTQSSHLKVHQRVHTGDRPFTCSVCGKGFTSSSTVKVHQRVHTGERPFTCSECGKGFTQLGHLQAHWSVHTGERPFTCSDCGKRFTQLSTLMTHREVHTRKRPFTCSVCGKGFTLSNQLLRHQFVHTGQWPFTCSDCGKGFTQSSELKVHQRVHTGERPFTCSECGKGFTRSSHLQTHQSFHTGERPFTCSDCGKGFTQSSELQRHQRVHTGERPFTCSVCGKGFTQSSHLQRHQQVHTR